From a single Streptomyces misionensis genomic region:
- a CDS encoding cold shock domain-containing protein, producing the protein MRRRRGTRKVPATVTAIVREWSDEEGWGVLDSAETPGGCFGHYSDIQGAAFRTLSPGQEVDLVWEAPGFKQDGYDYRAVSIVRRAV; encoded by the coding sequence ATGCGTCGTCGAAGAGGGACCCGCAAGGTCCCCGCCACCGTGACCGCGATCGTGCGTGAGTGGAGCGACGAGGAGGGGTGGGGCGTGCTCGACTCGGCCGAGACTCCCGGAGGGTGCTTCGGCCACTACTCCGACATCCAGGGGGCGGCCTTTCGCACGCTGTCACCAGGGCAAGAAGTCGATCTCGTCTGGGAAGCGCCCGGCTTCAAGCAGGACGGGTACGACTATCGCGCGGTGAGCATCGTCCGCCGGGCCGTCTGA
- a CDS encoding alpha/beta hydrolase: protein MTDHIPNAPVLEAAAAEFSAATANPPYLFDLGPTEGRKAVDEVQSGEITKLPVAEEWITVPGGPTGSVRARIVKPAGATGALPVILYIHGAGWVFGNAHTHDRLVRELATGAGAAVVFPEYDLSPEARYPVAIEQNYAVAQWIVRHGAGKDLDAARIAVAGDSVGGNMSAALTLMAKQRGDVPLIQQVLFYPVTDASFDTPSYHQFATGYFLRRDGMQWFWDQYTTDPDQRAEITASPLRATTEQLTGLPPALVITGEADVLRDEGEAYADKLREAGVPVTSTRYRGIIHDFVMLDALRGTQAAEAAINQAVDVLRRAFGTA, encoded by the coding sequence ATGACCGACCACATCCCGAACGCTCCCGTGCTGGAGGCCGCCGCGGCCGAGTTCTCCGCGGCCACCGCCAACCCGCCGTACCTGTTCGACCTCGGGCCGACAGAGGGCAGAAAGGCCGTCGACGAGGTCCAGTCCGGCGAGATCACCAAGCTTCCGGTGGCCGAGGAGTGGATCACCGTCCCGGGTGGCCCGACCGGTTCGGTCCGGGCCCGGATCGTCAAGCCCGCCGGCGCCACCGGCGCCTTGCCGGTGATCCTCTACATCCACGGCGCGGGCTGGGTCTTCGGCAACGCCCACACCCACGACCGACTGGTCCGCGAACTCGCCACCGGCGCCGGCGCCGCCGTCGTCTTCCCCGAATACGACCTCTCGCCCGAGGCCCGCTATCCCGTCGCCATCGAGCAGAACTACGCCGTCGCCCAGTGGATCGTCCGCCACGGCGCCGGCAAGGACCTGGACGCCGCCCGCATCGCCGTGGCCGGCGACAGCGTCGGCGGCAACATGTCCGCCGCACTGACCCTCATGGCCAAGCAGCGCGGCGACGTGCCGCTGATCCAGCAGGTCCTGTTCTACCCGGTCACCGACGCGTCCTTCGACACGCCCTCCTACCACCAGTTCGCCACCGGCTACTTCCTGCGCCGCGACGGCATGCAGTGGTTCTGGGACCAATACACCACCGACCCCGACCAGCGCGCCGAGATCACCGCCAGCCCCCTGCGCGCCACCACCGAGCAACTGACCGGCCTGCCGCCGGCCCTGGTCATCACCGGCGAGGCCGACGTCCTGCGCGACGAGGGCGAGGCCTACGCCGACAAGCTCCGCGAAGCGGGCGTCCCTGTCACCTCCACCCGCTACCGGGGCATCATCCACGACTTCGTGATGCTCGACGCCCTGCGCGGCACCCAGGCCGCCGAAGCTGCGATCAACCAGGCCGTCGACGTTCTGCGCCGCGCGTTCGGCACCGCCTGA
- the ettA gene encoding energy-dependent translational throttle protein EttA encodes MAEFIYTMRKARKAHGDKVILDDVTLNFLPGAKIGVVGPNGAGKSTVLKIMAGLEQPSNGDAFLSPGYTVGILLQEPPLNEEKTVLENVQEGVSEIKGKLDRFNEIAELMATDYSDALLEEMGKLQEELDHAEAWDLDAQLEQAMDALGCPPGDWPVTNLSGGEKRRVALCKLLLEQPDLLLLDEPTNHLDAESVNWLEQHLAKYPGTVVAVTHDRYFLDNVAGWICEVDRGRLHGYEGNYSKYLETKAARLKVEGQKDAKRQKRLKEELDWVRSNAKGRQAKSKARLARYEEMAAEADKMRKLDFEEIQIPPGPRLGNVVVEVSDLHKSFGEKVLVDGLSFTLPRNGIVGVIGPNGAGKTTLFKMIQGLETPDSGQIKVGETVKVSYVDQGRANIDPKKTLWEVVSDGLDYINVGQVEMPSRAYVSAFGFKGPDQQKPAGVLSGGERNRLNLALTLKQGGNLLLLDEPTNDLDVETLSSLENALLEFPGCAVVVSHDRWFLDRVATHILAYEGDSKWFWFEGNFESYEKNKVERLGPDAARPHRATYKKLTRG; translated from the coding sequence TTGGCTGAGTTCATTTACACCATGCGCAAGGCGCGCAAAGCGCACGGCGACAAGGTGATCCTCGACGACGTCACCCTGAACTTCCTGCCGGGTGCCAAGATCGGCGTCGTCGGTCCGAACGGTGCCGGTAAGTCGACCGTGCTGAAGATCATGGCTGGGCTGGAGCAGCCGTCCAACGGCGACGCGTTCCTGTCGCCCGGCTACACCGTCGGCATCCTGCTGCAGGAGCCCCCGCTGAACGAGGAGAAGACCGTCCTGGAGAACGTCCAGGAGGGTGTCTCGGAGATCAAGGGCAAGCTCGACCGGTTCAACGAGATCGCCGAGCTGATGGCGACCGACTACTCCGACGCGCTGCTGGAGGAGATGGGCAAGCTCCAGGAGGAGCTGGACCACGCCGAGGCGTGGGACCTCGACGCCCAGCTGGAGCAGGCCATGGACGCGCTCGGGTGCCCCCCGGGCGACTGGCCGGTCACCAACCTCTCCGGTGGTGAGAAGCGCCGCGTCGCGCTGTGCAAGCTGCTCCTGGAGCAGCCCGACCTGCTGCTCCTCGACGAGCCCACCAACCACCTCGACGCCGAGTCGGTGAACTGGCTGGAGCAGCACCTGGCCAAGTACCCGGGCACCGTCGTCGCCGTCACCCACGACCGGTACTTCCTGGACAACGTGGCCGGCTGGATCTGCGAGGTCGACCGCGGCCGGCTGCACGGCTACGAGGGCAACTACTCCAAGTACCTGGAGACCAAGGCCGCCCGCCTCAAGGTCGAGGGCCAGAAGGACGCCAAGCGCCAGAAGCGCCTCAAGGAGGAGCTGGACTGGGTGCGGTCGAACGCCAAGGGGCGCCAGGCCAAGTCCAAGGCCCGTCTCGCCCGCTACGAGGAGATGGCCGCCGAGGCCGACAAGATGCGGAAGCTGGACTTCGAGGAGATCCAGATCCCGCCGGGCCCGCGTCTGGGCAACGTCGTGGTCGAGGTCAGCGACCTGCACAAGTCCTTCGGCGAGAAGGTCCTCGTCGACGGGCTGTCGTTCACGCTGCCGCGCAACGGCATCGTCGGCGTCATCGGCCCCAACGGCGCCGGCAAGACCACGCTCTTCAAGATGATCCAGGGCCTGGAGACGCCGGACTCGGGTCAGATCAAGGTCGGCGAGACCGTCAAGGTCTCCTACGTCGACCAGGGCCGCGCCAACATCGACCCGAAGAAGACGCTGTGGGAGGTCGTGTCCGACGGGCTCGACTACATCAACGTCGGCCAGGTCGAGATGCCCAGCCGCGCCTACGTGTCCGCCTTCGGGTTCAAGGGGCCGGACCAGCAGAAGCCGGCCGGTGTGCTCTCCGGCGGTGAGCGCAACCGCCTCAACCTCGCGCTCACCCTCAAGCAGGGCGGCAACCTGCTGCTCCTCGACGAGCCCACCAACGACCTCGACGTCGAGACCCTCTCCAGCCTGGAGAACGCGCTGCTGGAGTTCCCCGGCTGCGCCGTGGTCGTCTCCCACGACCGCTGGTTCCTGGACCGTGTCGCCACCCACATCCTCGCCTACGAGGGCGACTCCAAGTGGTTCTGGTTCGAGGGCAACTTCGAGTCGTACGAGAAGAACAAGGTCGAGCGCCTCGGCCCGGACGCGGCCCGTCCGCACCGGGCGACGTACAAGAAGCTGACCCGGGGCTGA
- a CDS encoding ABC transporter ATP-binding protein: protein MTTTHAPAGMITCDRLVRIFSTDGIEVQALQGLDLLVREGELMALVGASGSGKSTLMNILAGLDTPTAGAARVAGRDLLTMSAADRLSYRRETVGFVWQQTSRNLLPYLTAAQNIALPLRLAGRARRTARRAHARRALELLELLRVADCRDRRPHEMSGGQQQRVAIAVALANDPAVLLADEPTGELDSHTAAEIFDAFRTANETLGTTIVIVTHDQAVAGEVRRTVAIRDGRTSTEVLRRSEVDAGTGRETVVAREYAMLDRAGRLQLPADYVRALDMRDRVALELESDHIAVRPDDSGEP, encoded by the coding sequence ATGACCACCACCCACGCTCCCGCCGGCATGATCACCTGTGACCGCCTGGTCCGGATCTTCTCCACCGACGGCATCGAGGTGCAGGCCCTCCAGGGCCTGGACCTCCTCGTCCGCGAGGGCGAACTCATGGCCCTCGTCGGCGCCTCCGGCAGCGGCAAGTCCACCCTGATGAACATCCTCGCCGGCCTGGACACCCCCACCGCGGGCGCCGCCCGCGTCGCCGGCCGCGACCTGCTCACCATGAGCGCCGCCGACCGGCTGTCCTACCGCCGCGAGACCGTCGGCTTCGTCTGGCAGCAGACCTCCCGCAATCTCCTGCCCTACCTCACCGCCGCCCAGAACATCGCCCTGCCCCTCCGGCTCGCGGGCCGCGCGCGCCGCACCGCCCGCCGCGCCCACGCCCGACGCGCCCTGGAACTGCTGGAGTTGCTGCGCGTGGCCGACTGCCGCGACCGCCGCCCGCACGAGATGTCCGGCGGTCAGCAGCAACGCGTCGCCATCGCGGTGGCCCTCGCCAACGACCCCGCCGTGCTGCTCGCCGACGAACCCACCGGCGAACTCGACTCCCACACCGCCGCCGAGATCTTCGACGCGTTCCGCACCGCCAACGAGACCCTCGGCACCACGATCGTGATCGTCACCCACGACCAGGCGGTGGCGGGCGAGGTGCGCCGCACGGTGGCCATCCGGGACGGCCGCACCTCCACCGAGGTGCTGCGCCGCAGCGAGGTGGACGCCGGCACCGGCAGGGAGACGGTCGTCGCCCGCGAATACGCGATGCTCGACCGCGCGGGCCGGCTCCAGCTGCCCGCGGACTACGTCCGCGCCCTGGACATGCGCGACCGGGTGGCCCTGGAACTGGAGTCCGACCACATCGCCGTACGGCCGGACGACAGCGGGGAGCCGTAG
- a CDS encoding MarR family winged helix-turn-helix transcriptional regulator: MNSTENDTEEGFSLLLDDQLCFALYAASRAVTNRYRPLLEALGLTYPQYLVMLVLWEHDTVPIKDIGAALQLDYGTLTPLIKRLEQAGLVRRERRPDDERTVLVTLTGQGQELRERARTIPTAIGDAMGLSPAQFDQARRLLRLLTANVSAGG; the protein is encoded by the coding sequence GTGAACAGCACCGAGAACGACACCGAGGAGGGCTTTTCCCTGCTCCTGGACGACCAGCTGTGCTTCGCCCTGTACGCGGCCTCCCGCGCCGTGACCAACCGCTACCGGCCGCTCCTGGAAGCCTTGGGACTGACCTACCCGCAGTACCTGGTGATGCTGGTGCTGTGGGAGCACGACACAGTGCCGATCAAGGACATCGGGGCCGCCCTCCAACTCGACTACGGCACGCTCACGCCACTGATCAAGCGCCTGGAGCAGGCCGGCCTGGTCCGCCGCGAGCGACGCCCCGACGACGAGCGCACCGTCCTGGTCACCCTCACCGGGCAAGGACAGGAACTGCGCGAGCGGGCCCGGACGATCCCGACGGCAATCGGTGACGCCATGGGCCTGTCGCCCGCCCAGTTCGACCAGGCACGCCGACTCCTGCGCCTGCTGACCGCCAACGTCTCCGCCGGTGGCTAG
- a CDS encoding FtsX-like permease family protein: protein MSRSARQVVAPWVRTRLRVAPGAAGALALLVALAACLAGAGPRAVDRYEDAGLRRAFAQAGPDRTTVQVTAPQPDPGLPAARRSAALRPAALERQYARLRTAPDAPLAIDPAQSMYGVAAREELPVPDPWLPRPSGLPARVALYAPSGLAEHARVRTGRLPRVDRPVDAATAEVEAAVTAATADRLHITAGSVIHVPAPGRPPLRARVTGILLPRDPGGAYWSTVPRLRTPALMTVPTPGADPPRYWLGGLLLPQGAAPALLGTDADPVRYWFLAPDPGALRAHDLGALKSAVAALESGPGLRRARAATADDGTGVTTQLDDTLASFARLRSGIAPLVSIAGAGAATVVAVVLLMAGALAADRRRAELALLRARGAALPALAGRLLAETAVIAVPAGALGLLAALLAVPAGRTGYALAAAGAVTLTACAALPLRAAWAHRTVRSAVPRADLATVRPSRRRTIAELTVLVLAAGAVEALRRRGATGDQLVALAPVLIGVVAALIVLRLTPFLLRRLTAPAGRLRSAVVPLSLARASRGRSSAVLPLLALLTALTTAAFGGSVLAGVAAARDRAALLAVGADARVASDAPLPTATADRLRAVPGVRSVAPVGIDYQAKPMDGQDSVPLIGVDPASYGRLATHTGLGPFRAPELRPSGGTLPALASPSVAARYGTGHPFTVRLQDGGSVTVRITLVRDATPALPGGDFLVVDRAGLTAPADRPTALFLTGDGLTASALRRAAGTSATVQLRATERARYARSPLQSGAEDVYTAAVAAGAGFAVLALLLSLLRAAPERAALLARLRTMGLSRAEGRRLLVLESLPQSALAAAAGALTGWATTRLLSPALDLTAVALPDTQAVAARLRPDAWSLTVPAVLLLVTTTGVAAAQAWWAVRRGAVTELRAGDDR from the coding sequence ATGAGCCGCTCCGCACGGCAGGTCGTCGCGCCCTGGGTGCGGACGCGGCTGCGGGTCGCGCCCGGGGCCGCCGGGGCGCTCGCGCTGCTGGTCGCGCTGGCCGCGTGCCTGGCGGGCGCCGGTCCGCGCGCGGTCGACCGGTACGAGGACGCGGGCCTGCGCCGGGCGTTCGCCCAGGCGGGCCCCGACCGCACCACCGTGCAGGTGACGGCGCCCCAGCCGGACCCGGGGCTGCCCGCCGCCCGCCGCTCCGCCGCGCTGCGCCCCGCCGCGCTGGAACGGCAGTACGCCAGGCTCCGCACCGCTCCCGACGCCCCGCTGGCGATCGACCCCGCCCAGTCCATGTACGGCGTCGCCGCCCGGGAGGAGCTGCCGGTGCCCGATCCCTGGCTGCCCCGCCCGAGCGGACTGCCCGCGCGGGTCGCCCTGTACGCGCCGAGCGGCCTCGCCGAACACGCCCGCGTGCGCACCGGCCGGCTGCCGCGCGTTGACCGCCCGGTGGACGCGGCCACCGCCGAGGTGGAGGCCGCCGTGACCGCCGCCACCGCCGACCGCCTGCACATCACGGCGGGTTCGGTCATCCACGTCCCGGCGCCGGGCCGGCCGCCGCTGCGGGCCCGCGTCACCGGCATCCTCCTCCCGCGCGATCCCGGCGGCGCCTACTGGTCGACCGTCCCGCGGCTGCGCACCCCGGCCCTGATGACCGTCCCCACCCCCGGCGCGGACCCGCCCAGGTACTGGCTCGGCGGCCTGCTGCTCCCCCAGGGCGCCGCGCCCGCACTGCTGGGCACGGACGCGGACCCGGTCCGCTACTGGTTCCTCGCCCCCGACCCCGGCGCCCTGCGCGCCCACGACCTCGGCGCCCTGAAGTCGGCCGTGGCCGCGCTGGAGTCCGGGCCCGGCCTGCGCCGCGCCCGCGCCGCCACCGCCGACGACGGCACCGGCGTCACCACCCAGCTGGACGACACCCTCGCCTCCTTCGCCCGGCTGCGGTCCGGCATCGCCCCGCTGGTGTCCATCGCCGGCGCGGGCGCCGCCACCGTCGTCGCCGTCGTACTGCTCATGGCCGGGGCGCTGGCCGCCGACCGGCGGCGCGCCGAACTCGCCCTGCTGCGCGCCCGCGGCGCCGCCCTGCCCGCGCTCGCCGGCCGGCTGCTGGCCGAGACCGCGGTGATCGCCGTACCGGCGGGGGCGCTCGGCCTGCTGGCGGCCCTGCTCGCGGTCCCGGCCGGCCGCACCGGGTACGCGCTCGCCGCCGCGGGCGCCGTCACCCTCACCGCCTGCGCCGCGCTCCCGCTGCGCGCCGCCTGGGCCCACCGCACGGTACGGTCGGCCGTCCCCCGCGCGGACCTGGCGACCGTACGGCCCTCCCGTCGCCGCACCATCGCGGAGCTGACGGTGCTGGTCCTGGCGGCCGGCGCGGTCGAGGCGCTGCGCCGGCGCGGCGCGACCGGCGACCAGCTGGTGGCCCTGGCGCCCGTACTGATCGGTGTCGTCGCCGCGCTGATCGTGCTGCGCCTGACCCCGTTCCTGCTGCGCCGCCTCACCGCCCCGGCCGGGCGGCTGCGCAGTGCGGTGGTCCCCCTCTCGCTGGCCCGCGCGAGCCGCGGCCGGTCCTCGGCGGTGCTGCCCCTGCTCGCCCTGCTCACCGCGCTCACCACGGCCGCGTTCGGCGGCTCGGTGCTGGCGGGCGTGGCCGCGGCCCGCGACCGCGCGGCGCTGCTCGCCGTCGGCGCCGACGCCCGCGTGGCCTCCGACGCGCCGCTGCCGACCGCCACCGCGGACCGGCTGCGGGCGGTGCCGGGGGTACGGTCCGTCGCCCCGGTCGGCATCGACTACCAGGCCAAGCCGATGGACGGCCAGGACTCGGTCCCGTTGATCGGCGTGGACCCCGCGTCCTACGGCCGGTTGGCGACCCACACGGGCCTGGGCCCCTTCCGCGCGCCGGAGTTGAGGCCCTCTGGCGGCACGCTCCCCGCCCTCGCCTCCCCCTCCGTCGCCGCGCGGTACGGCACCGGGCACCCCTTCACCGTCCGTCTCCAGGACGGCGGTTCGGTCACCGTGCGGATCACCCTGGTCCGGGACGCCACCCCGGCCCTGCCAGGCGGGGACTTCCTGGTCGTGGACCGCGCGGGACTCACCGCCCCCGCCGACCGCCCGACCGCCCTGTTCCTGACGGGCGACGGCCTGACCGCCTCCGCGCTACGGCGTGCCGCCGGCACCTCGGCCACCGTCCAGCTGCGCGCCACCGAACGCGCCCGCTACGCCAGGTCCCCGCTCCAGTCCGGCGCGGAAGACGTCTACACGGCCGCGGTGGCCGCGGGCGCGGGCTTCGCCGTCCTCGCGCTGCTCCTGTCCCTGCTGCGGGCCGCCCCCGAACGGGCCGCGCTGCTGGCCCGGTTGCGCACGATGGGCCTGTCCCGCGCCGAGGGCCGCCGCCTGCTGGTCCTGGAGTCCCTTCCGCAGTCCGCCCTCGCCGCCGCGGCGGGCGCCCTGACCGGCTGGGCCACCACCCGCCTCCTCTCCCCGGCCCTCGACCTCACCGCCGTCGCCCTGCCCGACACCCAGGCCGTGGCGGCCCGGCTACGCCCCGACGCCTGGTCCCTGACCGTCCCGGCCGTGCTGCTCCTCGTCACGACGACCGGGGTCGCCGCGGCGCAGGCCTGGTGGGCGGTGCGCCGGGGCGCGGTGACGGAACTGAGGGCGGGCGACGACCGATGA
- a CDS encoding Cys-Gln thioester bond-forming surface protein, with protein sequence MAATATVSGLVAVGMLSGAGTASADVAPQTEGGATATIDGLKTFGEAVVHDAGGDQRVSAGLFEMSVDGGGTLQTYCVDLHNPVQRDAHYQETSWSGTSLGTNRDAGKIRWILRNSYPQVNDLAALARRAGTHGLTEQDAAVGTQVAIWRYSDHAKVDAVDPQAEKLADYLERSARDSAEPPASLSLDPSAVSGRPGALVGPVTVHTNASAVTVIPPAGVAAGGARITDKAGKPLTVAKNGSRIYFRIPQDAADGSAQLTVQASTTVPVGRALASDSRSQTQILAGSSESAVSATATAGWAARGAIPAVSARKNCAKGTVDILAVNKGDQPFTFRLMDTEHTVPAGATRTIGVPLQEDQGYDFTITGPDGFSRRFTGVLDCKIQGTIVSKTTTQTMGEPTPITTPTPDDTNLAATGGSALTPLIAGVAIGLVVIGGAVLVILRKREQPNE encoded by the coding sequence CTGGCCGCCACCGCCACGGTGTCCGGGCTCGTGGCGGTCGGGATGCTGTCCGGCGCGGGTACCGCCTCGGCCGATGTGGCACCGCAGACCGAGGGCGGGGCGACGGCCACCATCGACGGCCTGAAGACCTTCGGCGAGGCCGTGGTCCACGACGCGGGCGGCGACCAGCGGGTGTCCGCGGGACTCTTCGAGATGTCCGTGGACGGCGGCGGCACCCTGCAGACGTACTGCGTCGACCTGCACAACCCGGTCCAGCGCGACGCCCACTACCAGGAGACGTCCTGGAGCGGCACGTCGCTCGGCACCAACCGGGACGCGGGCAAGATCCGCTGGATCCTGCGCAACTCCTATCCGCAGGTCAACGATCTCGCCGCGCTCGCCCGGCGGGCCGGGACGCACGGCCTCACCGAGCAGGACGCGGCGGTCGGCACGCAGGTGGCGATCTGGCGGTACTCGGACCACGCCAAGGTCGACGCCGTGGATCCGCAGGCCGAGAAGCTCGCCGACTATCTGGAGCGCAGCGCGCGGGACAGCGCCGAGCCGCCCGCCTCGCTGTCGCTGGACCCGTCCGCGGTCTCCGGCCGGCCCGGCGCGCTGGTGGGCCCGGTGACCGTGCACACCAACGCGAGTGCCGTCACGGTGATACCGCCCGCGGGCGTGGCCGCCGGCGGCGCCCGGATCACCGACAAGGCCGGCAAGCCGCTGACGGTCGCGAAGAACGGCAGCCGGATCTACTTCCGCATCCCGCAGGACGCGGCGGACGGCTCCGCCCAGCTGACCGTGCAGGCGTCGACGACCGTCCCGGTGGGCCGCGCGCTCGCCTCCGACAGCCGCAGCCAGACCCAGATCCTGGCCGGCTCCAGCGAGTCCGCGGTCTCCGCGACGGCGACGGCCGGCTGGGCGGCGCGGGGCGCGATACCGGCGGTCTCGGCGCGCAAGAACTGCGCCAAGGGCACGGTGGACATCCTGGCCGTCAACAAGGGCGACCAGCCCTTCACCTTCCGCCTGATGGACACCGAGCACACCGTCCCGGCCGGTGCCACCCGCACCATCGGCGTCCCCCTCCAGGAGGACCAGGGCTACGACTTCACGATCACCGGCCCCGACGGCTTCAGCCGGCGCTTCACGGGCGTCCTGGACTGCAAGATCCAGGGCACGATCGTCTCGAAGACCACCACCCAGACCATGGGCGAGCCCACCCCGATCACCACCCCCACCCCCGACGACACGAACCTCGCCGCGACCGGCGGCTCCGCCCTGACCCCCCTGATCGCCGGCGTCGCCATCGGCCTGGTCGTCATCGGCGGCGCCGTCCTGGTCATCCTCCGCAAACGCGAGCAGCCGAACGAGTGA
- a CDS encoding single-stranded DNA-binding protein produces the protein MNETVVCVVGNVATAPVYRELAAGPSLRFRLAATARYWDREKSAWTDGHTNFFTVWANRQLAANAMASVEVGQPLVVQGRLKVRTDGREGQQQWASADIDATAIGHDLSRGTAVFRRAAKPEPPVAQPRPEPDWETPAPAATGDGALAQQQSEPATVT, from the coding sequence GTGAACGAGACCGTGGTGTGCGTGGTGGGCAATGTGGCGACCGCGCCGGTGTACCGGGAGCTGGCGGCGGGGCCGTCGCTCCGGTTCCGGCTCGCGGCCACCGCGCGCTACTGGGACCGCGAGAAGAGCGCCTGGACGGACGGGCACACCAACTTCTTCACGGTGTGGGCCAACCGTCAGCTCGCCGCCAACGCGATGGCGTCGGTGGAGGTGGGCCAGCCGCTCGTGGTGCAGGGCCGGCTGAAGGTGCGCACGGACGGGCGCGAGGGGCAGCAGCAGTGGGCGTCGGCGGACATCGACGCCACGGCGATCGGACACGACCTCTCCCGGGGCACGGCGGTCTTCCGCCGCGCGGCGAAACCGGAGCCGCCGGTCGCGCAGCCCCGCCCGGAACCCGACTGGGAGACACCGGCACCTGCGGCGACGGGGGACGGCGCCCTCGCCCAACAGCAGTCAGAACCAGCCACGGTGACGTGA
- a CDS encoding acyl-CoA thioesterase, with the protein MRHVYACPMRWSDMDAYGHVNNAVFVRYLEEARINFLFRPDKEFQQGSVVARHEIDYKRQLVHRHHPVDIELWVSEIRAASFTIAYEVKDEDVVYVRASTVVVPFDFEAQRPRRITPQEREFLQQYTEPAETEEGEAVAA; encoded by the coding sequence TTGCGCCACGTCTACGCGTGCCCGATGCGCTGGTCCGACATGGACGCCTACGGCCATGTCAACAACGCGGTCTTCGTCCGCTACCTGGAAGAGGCCCGGATCAACTTCCTGTTCCGTCCGGACAAGGAGTTCCAGCAGGGCTCCGTGGTGGCGCGCCATGAGATCGACTACAAGCGCCAGCTCGTCCACCGGCACCACCCGGTGGACATCGAGCTGTGGGTCTCCGAGATCCGCGCCGCGTCCTTCACCATCGCCTACGAGGTGAAGGACGAGGACGTGGTGTACGTGCGGGCCTCGACCGTCGTCGTGCCGTTCGACTTCGAGGCCCAGCGGCCGCGCCGGATCACCCCGCAGGAACGCGAGTTCCTCCAGCAGTACACGGAGCCGGCCGAGACCGAAGAGGGCGAGGCCGTCGCCGCATGA